The following coding sequences lie in one uncultured Fibrobacter sp. genomic window:
- a CDS encoding FISUMP domain-containing protein has protein sequence MKLTKAGKLMVLAFLLLAGCSTEEGVHSPVKNEPQVTEMGGASEETGIAALYDNVTIRGRVTELPALLDSANKYSDSELSYKTSAVRMYELDSVTFDTVGAVHLGYLLNPRGEFRFDSVSLNSPYILLEVSPDQFNGYGKRLAELTGLTAVVDLRETKDIEINKLTCLEGYRLRYLVQSGMSIAKARLQAGRDVLDAFGMYKVDFETIKTTEVAEGVMAIDMFEEFLDLLSYGELDEVAEQLGEEGSLSRVASSVSDRFIYWTLQSLNYMIINEVHGFPRDTSLKKEIYVNFAVILLGLDDCDYRNDGHVFRNEKVVFNFKCSDEKWDIVVKSVDYVADSLTDARDGKTYKTVTYIINGKMQTWMGENLMYGEGAGNYLFAEVMNIDGNITDSLGRTDYDIVYAVMDSVEAEKGYYQGICPDGWHLPNGYDWWNLMKFVEEKFDVYYDLGVYLFAAGFGVMVDSSAVNDWVTYAVKPDRAFEEFDFGGRWYNALEIDDDGKWILGEDIVNHVMRVRCVKN, from the coding sequence ATGAAACTTACTAAGGCCGGAAAATTAATGGTGCTGGCGTTCTTGCTGCTGGCGGGTTGCTCAACGGAAGAGGGCGTGCATTCGCCCGTAAAGAATGAGCCGCAGGTGACTGAAATGGGTGGCGCCTCGGAAGAAACGGGGATAGCTGCGCTGTATGACAATGTTACGATAAGGGGGCGTGTAACGGAGTTGCCCGCGCTGCTTGATTCGGCAAACAAGTACTCGGATAGCGAATTGAGCTACAAGACGTCTGCCGTAAGAATGTATGAACTGGATTCTGTAACGTTTGATACGGTTGGAGCCGTTCATTTGGGATATCTTCTTAATCCGCGAGGCGAGTTCCGCTTCGATAGCGTTTCTTTGAATAGCCCGTATATTTTGCTGGAAGTGAGTCCGGATCAGTTCAACGGGTACGGAAAACGGTTGGCGGAACTGACCGGGTTGACTGCCGTTGTTGATTTGCGTGAGACGAAAGATATTGAGATTAACAAGTTGACGTGTCTGGAAGGCTATCGCTTGCGTTATTTGGTTCAGTCGGGAATGTCCATTGCTAAAGCTAGACTGCAAGCGGGGCGCGATGTGTTGGATGCCTTTGGAATGTACAAGGTCGATTTTGAAACGATTAAAACGACTGAAGTCGCCGAAGGCGTGATGGCAATTGATATGTTTGAAGAATTTTTGGACTTGTTAAGTTATGGAGAACTTGACGAGGTTGCGGAACAACTGGGCGAAGAGGGCAGCTTGAGCCGTGTGGCCTCTTCTGTAAGTGATCGCTTTATTTATTGGACGCTTCAGAGCTTGAACTATATGATTATAAACGAGGTTCATGGTTTCCCGAGAGATACCTCTTTGAAAAAGGAAATCTACGTTAACTTTGCCGTGATTTTGCTCGGGTTGGATGATTGCGATTACCGTAATGACGGCCATGTCTTCAGGAATGAAAAAGTCGTTTTCAATTTCAAGTGCTCCGATGAAAAGTGGGATATTGTTGTTAAATCCGTTGACTATGTCGCCGATTCCTTGACAGATGCCCGTGACGGAAAAACGTACAAGACGGTAACGTATATCATCAATGGTAAAATGCAGACTTGGATGGGTGAAAATCTGATGTACGGCGAAGGCGCAGGGAACTATCTGTTTGCCGAGGTGATGAACATTGATGGGAATATCACGGATTCGTTAGGCCGCACCGATTATGATATAGTCTATGCTGTCATGGATTCTGTTGAGGCCGAGAAGGGCTATTACCAAGGTATATGTCCCGATGGTTGGCATCTTCCGAATGGTTATGATTGGTGGAATCTTATGAAGTTTGTTGAAGAAAAGTTTGATGTATACTATGATTTGGGGGTGTATTTGTTCGCTGCTGGGTTTGGGGTGATGGTTGATAGTAGTGCTGTGAACGACTGGGTTACTTACGCCGTTAAGCCGGATCGCGCGTTTGAAGAATTTGACTTTGGAGGTCGTTGGTATAACGCGCTTGAAATTGATGATGATGGAAAATGGATTCTTGGTGAAGATATCGTAAATCACGTCATGCGTGTTCGCTGCGTAAAGAATTAA
- a CDS encoding TIGR02147 family protein, which produces MKDILEYTSYRQYIADYYADKKAKSAFTWPEFASAAGFSSPVYLKYVSEGRFNLSDAAVDRVAAAMHLSGSDLDFFREMVRFDHAKTDMAKKESFQKLVTMAESRKAKVIEADAFRYFDSWKNPVLRELAPAMPGAKPLALAKACRPKITAAEVSESLNFLIKANMLQKDENGNYVQTDRSITAGPMEVTPAVIRGLHRQMGELALDAIEGVPQNERRFSGVTLGITQSAYDEIVREIDAFRKRVVEIATRETETDEVYRLNIQFFPMTNKNGTKKG; this is translated from the coding sequence ATGAAAGATATACTTGAATATACGAGCTATCGTCAGTATATCGCGGACTATTACGCCGACAAAAAGGCGAAATCTGCGTTTACTTGGCCGGAGTTTGCTTCTGCGGCGGGATTTTCTTCGCCAGTCTACCTAAAATATGTGAGCGAGGGTCGCTTCAACTTGAGCGATGCGGCTGTTGATCGTGTTGCCGCGGCAATGCACTTGTCCGGTAGCGACCTTGACTTTTTCCGCGAGATGGTTCGCTTTGACCATGCCAAGACGGACATGGCCAAAAAGGAATCTTTCCAGAAGTTGGTGACGATGGCGGAAAGTCGCAAGGCGAAAGTGATTGAGGCTGATGCGTTCCGCTATTTTGACAGCTGGAAAAATCCCGTGCTTCGCGAACTGGCTCCTGCCATGCCGGGGGCAAAACCGCTGGCACTTGCAAAAGCGTGTCGCCCCAAAATTACCGCTGCCGAAGTGAGCGAATCGCTGAACTTTCTGATTAAGGCGAACATGCTCCAGAAAGACGAGAACGGCAATTACGTTCAGACGGACAGGTCGATTACGGCCGGACCCATGGAAGTGACTCCCGCCGTGATTCGCGGCCTGCACCGTCAAATGGGCGAACTCGCTCTCGATGCAATCGAAGGCGTGCCGCAAAATGAACGCCGCTTTTCTGGCGTGACCTTGGGCATTACGCAAAGCGCTTACGATGAAATCGTCAGAGAAATCGATGCCTTCCGCAAGCGTGTTGTTGAAATTGCCACTAGGGAAACTGAAACGGATGAGGTGTACCGCCTGAACATCCAGTTTTTCCCCATGACAAATAAAAACGGTACAAAAAAGGGTTAG
- a CDS encoding TIGR02147 family protein: MKDILTYTDYRRYIADYYADKKAKSAISWHDFARAAGFSSPVYLKYVSEGRFNLSEAAVERVSSAMNLSDFEREYFREMVRFDHAKTDKAKKDSFQKLMTMAESRKAKIIEADAFRYFDSWKNPVLRELAPSMPGAKPLALAHACRPKISAAEVSESLNFLVKADLLQKDEEGNYKQTDKVVTTGPMEVTPVAVRGLHRQMGEIALETIEGVPQDKRHFSGVTLGITQDAYDEIVAEINAFRKKIIEIATRESETDEVYRLNIQFFPMTNKNENKKG, encoded by the coding sequence GTGAAAGACATTCTGACATATACGGATTACCGCCGGTATATCGCAGATTATTATGCCGACAAGAAGGCGAAATCCGCGATTTCTTGGCACGATTTTGCTAGGGCGGCGGGGTTCTCGTCGCCTGTCTATCTGAAATATGTGAGCGAAGGAAGGTTCAACTTGAGCGAAGCGGCCGTAGAACGTGTCTCTTCTGCCATGAACCTTTCCGATTTTGAACGGGAATATTTCCGCGAGATGGTACGCTTTGATCACGCCAAGACGGACAAGGCGAAAAAGGACTCATTCCAGAAATTGATGACGATGGCTGAAAGCCGCAAAGCTAAAATCATCGAGGCTGACGCTTTCCGTTATTTCGATAGCTGGAAAAATCCCGTGCTTCGCGAACTTGCTCCCTCTATGCCGGGGGCAAAACCCTTGGCGCTTGCGCATGCTTGCCGCCCCAAGATTAGTGCTGCCGAAGTGAGCGAATCGCTGAACTTTTTGGTGAAGGCGGACCTTTTGCAGAAAGACGAAGAGGGCAACTACAAACAGACTGATAAAGTGGTGACGACGGGACCCATGGAGGTGACGCCTGTTGCTGTTCGCGGTTTGCATCGCCAGATGGGTGAAATCGCGCTTGAGACTATCGAAGGCGTGCCTCAAGATAAACGCCATTTTTCTGGTGTGACGTTGGGAATTACGCAAGATGCCTACGACGAAATTGTCGCGGAAATCAATGCATTCCGCAAGAAAATTATTGAAATTGCCACAAGGGAAAGCGAAACGGATGAAGTGTATCGCTTGAATATCCAGTTTTTCCCGATGACGAACAAAAACGAAAATAAAAAGGGTTAG
- a CDS encoding GSCFA domain-containing protein, whose translation MNFFTKIDIPAADFKIDYTSHLAFFGSCFADNISAQFAERKFHVLVNPFGTVYNPVSLASQIKAIADGKVFGEEDVFQDTRCDRLWHCWDAHSSLSGTTKEECLEKLNAATAQAREFMQKTNVIFITLGTAFVYYLKDRVKPVSNCHRQDPKMFTRRMISVDEATQAIRDTITSIRQLNQNVHIVFTVSPIRHLGDGAHGNNLSKATVLLGIERAIEEIAASPSAPRNDAVTYFPSYEIVIDELRDYRFYDSDMVHLSETAEEYIFERMVETYCDCATHENMAKVEKFLKMANHRIQDESSPATQELKKKLATQAAELEKQIAGLKLG comes from the coding sequence ATGAACTTTTTCACGAAAATCGACATTCCCGCAGCAGACTTTAAAATCGACTACACAAGCCATTTGGCATTTTTCGGATCGTGCTTTGCGGATAACATTTCGGCGCAATTCGCAGAACGAAAATTCCATGTTCTAGTAAACCCATTCGGCACTGTCTACAACCCGGTATCTTTGGCAAGCCAGATCAAGGCAATTGCCGACGGGAAAGTTTTCGGAGAAGAAGATGTTTTTCAAGACACGCGATGCGACAGACTTTGGCATTGCTGGGATGCACACAGTTCACTTTCTGGCACGACAAAAGAAGAATGCCTTGAGAAACTGAATGCCGCGACGGCGCAAGCCCGTGAATTCATGCAGAAGACAAACGTCATCTTTATCACGCTCGGCACTGCATTCGTTTACTATTTAAAGGACCGCGTTAAGCCCGTATCGAATTGTCACCGGCAAGATCCGAAAATGTTCACGCGCCGAATGATTTCGGTCGACGAGGCAACTCAAGCGATCCGCGATACCATCACAAGTATTCGCCAACTGAATCAAAATGTACACATCGTCTTTACCGTGTCGCCGATCAGGCACCTAGGCGACGGAGCGCACGGCAACAACCTTTCCAAGGCAACGGTATTACTCGGCATAGAAAGAGCTATCGAAGAGATTGCCGCGTCGCCTTCGGCTCCTCGCAATGACGCAGTTACATATTTCCCGAGCTACGAAATCGTGATTGACGAACTGCGCGACTACCGCTTCTACGACAGCGACATGGTTCATTTGTCCGAAACCGCCGAGGAATACATCTTTGAGCGTATGGTCGAAACTTACTGCGACTGCGCCACCCACGAGAACATGGCGAAAGTGGAAAAGTTCCTGAAAATGGCCAACCACCGTATTCAAGACGAGAGTTCCCCCGCCACACAGGAACTCAAGAAGAAACTTGCAACGCAAGCGGCAGAACTTGAAAAGCAAATCGCGGGATTGAAGTTAGGCTAA